A stretch of DNA from Barnesiella propionica:
ACGTCCTGTCCTATCAGCTTTTTATTAATGAATCGAAATGAAACGAGAGTTACACAAGTTAAAAATAATAATTGCCGGATTTGTCCTGGTATTTTTATATTCCTGCCATTCGGTAGACGAATATGCCAATGATCCGTACGGGAATTTTGATGCATTGTGGAGCATCCTGGACGAACGGTACTGTTTTTTTGAATATAAAGATATTGACTGGAATCAGATACGTGAGAAATACCGTTCCAGAATAACAGAGCAAATGACCGATGAAGAGCTGTTTGGAGTAATGGACGAGATGCTCAAGGAACTGAAGGACGGACATGTAAATCTTTCTACACCGTTCAATATTTCCCGTTATTGGAAATGGTTTGAGGATTATCCCAAGAATTTTGACGAAAGGCTTATCGATGAATATTATCTGGCTTTCGATTATAAGATTGCGGGAGGAATAAAATATAAGATACTTACCGATAATATAGGTTATATGTATTACGGCAGTTTTTCAAGTACGGTGGGAGAGTCTAATCTGGATTATATCCTTTCACACTTATCGATTTGTGACGGGATCGTTATCGATGTAAGAGGGAATGGAGGCGGTTCTTTGACAAATGTAAATACGATAGCTTCCCGTTTTATCAATGAAAAACGTCTGATAGGCTATATAAGCCATAAGTCAGGACCGGGGCATAAAGACCTTTCAGAACCTTATCCTTATTATCTGGAGCCTTCTTCCAGAATACGTTACCAAAAACCTGTTGTCGTACTGACGAACCGGGAGACATTTAGCGCAGCTAATAATTTCGTATCGGTAATGAAGGGTTTTCCTACCGTAACGATAGTAGGTGATGTGACCGGAGGAGGCAGCGGATTGCCTTTCTCTTCGGAATTGCCTAACGGGTGGACAATACGTTTTTCTGCTTCTCCCATTTACGATGCGGAAAAGCAGCATACCGAGTTCGGTGTATCGCCTACCGAAGGATATAAGGTAGATATGGATATGCAAATGGCTTTGGAAGGTAAGGATACTATGCTCAATACGGCACTGAGTCTTCTTCGTTTGGGCATGGGAAGATAAGAATTTATTATTTTCTTTAAAATTCCTCTTTAAAGAGTTTGTCTATTCCCGAATTTATTATAACTTTGCACCACTCAAATGAGCGGATGTGGCGTAATTGGTAGCCGCGCTAGACTTAGGATCTAGTGTCTTGCGACGTATGGGTTCGAGTCCCTTCATCCGCACAAAGCCGGTAAGATTTTCTTGCCGGCTTTTTTCTTGTACGCCAATCGTTTTATACATTTAGTAGCTGCTACCCGTTCTGTTCATTTCTGTGAAAACTCTTTTGTTTATATACTTTCCGCATATTTTATTTCGTTATTTCATAGTAAGAATAAAAAATTAGTATAATGAAATACACACATATCGTTTTTGATATTGACGGTACATTACTCGATACAGAATGTGCCGTATTGAATTCTCTTCGTGATACGGTTTATGAGATATTGGGAAAAAAAACGGAGCTTAATGATCTGAATTTTGCATTGGGAATTCCGGGCGAAGTTACTTTGGAGAAACTGGGAGTACAGGATCTACAGGAGGGAAACAAGGTATGGAATGCGTATATGAAAAATTATGATCATACTATATCCGTCTTTGAAGGGATAGTCCCGCTTCTGGAAGAACTGAAGAGCAGAGGTTACCTCCTGGGAATCGTTACGTCTAAAAGTAAGAATGAATATAAAAATGATTTTGTACCATTTTCATTGGATAAATATTTCGATACTGTGATATGTGCAGAAGACAGCTGTTTGCCCAAACCTTCTCCGGAGCCGTTGTTTAAGTATTTGGGAATAACAGGGGCCGGGAAAAAAGAAGTACTTTATGTGGGCGATAGTATGTACGATATGTTGTGTGCGAGGGATGCCGGAATCGATTTCGGACTGGCAATGTGGGGATGCCGATCGGTGAAACATATTTATGCTGCATATTATTTGAATGTTCCTGAAGATCTTATTTATTCTTTG
This window harbors:
- a CDS encoding S41 family peptidase; its protein translation is MKRELHKLKIIIAGFVLVFLYSCHSVDEYANDPYGNFDALWSILDERYCFFEYKDIDWNQIREKYRSRITEQMTDEELFGVMDEMLKELKDGHVNLSTPFNISRYWKWFEDYPKNFDERLIDEYYLAFDYKIAGGIKYKILTDNIGYMYYGSFSSTVGESNLDYILSHLSICDGIVIDVRGNGGGSLTNVNTIASRFINEKRLIGYISHKSGPGHKDLSEPYPYYLEPSSRIRYQKPVVVLTNRETFSAANNFVSVMKGFPTVTIVGDVTGGGSGLPFSSELPNGWTIRFSASPIYDAEKQHTEFGVSPTEGYKVDMDMQMALEGKDTMLNTALSLLRLGMGR